The following are encoded together in the Desulfonauticus submarinus genome:
- a CDS encoding ABC transporter substrate-binding protein has product MNKKNIIFILILLFYITTYNYCFSKEIPIFILSSYRFKDPLSYPEYKGVIQCIQNNENKIKIYSYFLNSRILPTKEIKKKVYKAVQLIKQINPKLIITLDDLAFEVILQNFLTTLNNKNPFIVFSGVNKPIEEYNKKFNFILHKTPIKNVTGVCEHIFIKQQLELIEFIVKKPFYVALLYSTNYMGQIGKKQILRELNKTKYKNKIIIFPVTTFQELKKAVFEINNSPKIKAYFPLAISVRNPPQKNNLTLPQISSFLIQNIKKIDLGVNIGFAKVGFFGGVCADPYAMGYQAGQLAIKILQHYPIKNLKIENAKGYKIIINQTRINTLKLKIPNIFFGLIDELVQ; this is encoded by the coding sequence ATGAATAAAAAAAATATTATTTTTATCTTAATTCTTCTTTTTTATATTACTACATATAATTATTGTTTCTCAAAAGAAATACCAATATTTATTCTTTCCAGCTATAGGTTTAAAGATCCATTATCTTATCCTGAATATAAAGGTGTGATACAATGTATTCAAAATAATGAAAATAAGATCAAAATATATTCTTATTTTTTAAACTCTAGGATACTGCCTACTAAAGAAATAAAGAAAAAAGTGTATAAAGCAGTCCAGCTGATCAAACAAATAAACCCTAAATTAATTATTACTTTAGATGATTTAGCATTTGAAGTAATACTTCAAAACTTTCTAACTACATTAAATAATAAAAATCCTTTTATAGTCTTTTCAGGAGTCAATAAACCAATAGAAGAATATAATAAAAAATTTAACTTTATTTTACATAAAACACCTATAAAAAATGTGACTGGTGTATGTGAACATATATTTATTAAACAACAGTTAGAACTTATCGAGTTTATTGTAAAAAAACCTTTTTACGTCGCTTTACTTTACTCTACAAATTACATGGGACAAATAGGGAAAAAACAAATCCTAAGAGAGTTAAATAAAACTAAATACAAAAACAAAATTATCATTTTCCCTGTTACTACTTTCCAAGAACTAAAAAAAGCAGTATTCGAAATCAATAACTCCCCTAAAATTAAAGCCTATTTTCCTTTGGCAATTTCTGTTAGGAACCCTCCTCAAAAGAATAATTTGACCCTACCGCAAATAAGCTCTTTTCTTATCCAAAATATTAAAAAAATTGATTTAGGTGTTAATATAGGTTTTGCCAAAGTAGGATTTTTTGGTGGGGTATGTGCAGATCCCTATGCAATGGGCTACCAAGCAGGTCAATTAGCTATTAAAATATTACAACATTACCCCATAAAAAACTTAAAAATAGAAAATGCCAAGGGATATAAAATAATTATTAATCAAACACGAATTAACACCCTTAAATTAAAAATACCCAATATATTTTTTGGTCTTATAGACGAGCTTGTACAATGA
- a CDS encoding tetrathionate reductase family octaheme c-type cytochrome, producing the protein MLMTSLCFGATSSAPAKIRKDYHPKPAGWVAKDHVEALKRAAKKYPFVEKVFKEDLILREQRFHKKGIGLKDLKHTYMILNSKLVNTYEDKYGPVKFMHGTHARTVKGNCAICHHYSPADAPDKILPCRSCHKQAFNSKYPERLGLKAAYHQRCIGCHKNMKRGPIGCKTCHLKNVPDHKKIVKLPKNPTPFQVTKECLRCHEDAGREMLTTAHWLWRGPSPYTVNHRKCIHHGKGTDVLNNDUISIISNEARCTSCHAGYGWKDSTFDFKDMSKIDCLICHDRTGSYKKAPPKAGMPDPKVDLVYVAQNVGQPTRKNCGYCHFSGGGGDAVKHADLNSALFWPKRTCDVHMGGYGFECIDCHRTRQHKISGRSMSAPVAEGGFSCEDCHSKNPHYGNNLLDHHLNKHCETIACNTCHSPVYSKCVPTKVWWDWSTAGNKKRGVEKGKYGKPVYHFKKGSFRWKESAKPEYAWFNGYVKRMFFGDKIDPRAKGFTDNDNLTFEQKQKLVFTNIIQPVGSINDPNSKITPFKVMRGIQGADAEYRYLLVPHLFPYNKEDKTAYWKSFDWHKSFAEGMKKAGLKYSGKYIWVGTKMYWRIEHEVMPKEFALSCVQCHESLKGERTCDRCHQDNRNVDFKKLAFKGTDFKYMHMQGRDVKDLIGQTDYINFKALGYKGDPIIYGGRFKKLPLGYKK; encoded by the coding sequence ATGTTGATGACTTCGCTCTGTTTTGGAGCGACAAGTTCAGCACCAGCTAAGATCAGAAAAGATTACCATCCAAAACCAGCAGGTTGGGTGGCAAAAGATCATGTAGAGGCCTTAAAAAGGGCTGCCAAAAAGTATCCTTTTGTGGAAAAGGTTTTTAAAGAAGATTTAATTTTGCGAGAACAGCGTTTTCATAAAAAAGGAATAGGATTAAAGGATTTAAAACATACTTATATGATACTGAATAGTAAATTAGTAAATACTTATGAAGATAAGTATGGTCCTGTAAAATTTATGCACGGCACCCATGCTAGAACAGTAAAAGGTAATTGTGCTATTTGTCATCATTATAGTCCTGCTGATGCTCCTGATAAAATTTTGCCTTGTAGGTCTTGTCATAAACAGGCTTTTAATTCAAAGTATCCAGAACGATTAGGGTTAAAGGCAGCTTATCATCAAAGATGTATAGGCTGTCATAAAAATATGAAACGCGGCCCTATTGGTTGTAAAACCTGTCATTTAAAAAATGTCCCAGATCATAAAAAAATTGTGAAATTACCTAAAAATCCTACTCCATTTCAGGTTACCAAGGAGTGTTTAAGGTGTCATGAAGATGCAGGTAGAGAGATGTTAACTACAGCGCATTGGTTATGGAGAGGACCATCTCCTTATACTGTAAATCACAGGAAATGTATTCATCATGGTAAGGGCACAGATGTGCTCAACAATGACTGAATATCCATTATCAGCAACGAGGCTCGTTGCACAAGTTGTCATGCTGGATATGGTTGGAAAGATTCTACTTTTGATTTTAAAGATATGAGTAAGATAGATTGTCTTATTTGTCATGATAGGACAGGTAGTTATAAAAAAGCTCCTCCTAAGGCAGGCATGCCAGATCCAAAAGTTGATTTAGTGTATGTTGCTCAAAATGTAGGGCAACCTACGCGTAAAAATTGTGGATATTGTCATTTTAGTGGAGGTGGAGGTGATGCAGTAAAGCATGCTGATTTAAATTCCGCACTGTTTTGGCCTAAGAGAACTTGTGATGTTCATATGGGGGGATATGGATTTGAATGTATAGACTGTCATCGAACACGACAGCATAAGATCTCAGGACGAAGTATGTCTGCGCCTGTGGCAGAAGGTGGATTTAGCTGTGAAGATTGTCACTCCAAAAATCCGCATTATGGTAATAACCTTTTGGATCATCATTTAAATAAACATTGTGAGACTATTGCATGTAATACATGTCATTCTCCGGTTTATTCTAAATGTGTACCTACTAAAGTGTGGTGGGATTGGTCTACTGCAGGAAATAAAAAACGAGGAGTTGAAAAAGGTAAATATGGAAAACCAGTTTATCATTTTAAAAAGGGAAGCTTTAGATGGAAAGAGTCTGCTAAACCAGAGTATGCTTGGTTTAATGGATATGTAAAGCGTATGTTTTTTGGCGATAAAATAGATCCTCGGGCTAAAGGTTTTACAGATAATGATAATTTGACTTTTGAGCAAAAGCAAAAGCTTGTATTCACTAATATTATTCAACCTGTAGGATCAATAAATGATCCTAACTCTAAAATTACGCCCTTTAAGGTAATGCGGGGTATTCAAGGTGCAGATGCAGAATATAGATATTTGCTTGTTCCTCATTTGTTCCCTTATAATAAGGAAGATAAAACAGCATATTGGAAGTCTTTTGATTGGCATAAGAGTTTTGCTGAAGGTATGAAAAAAGCTGGCTTAAAGTATAGCGGTAAATATATTTGGGTGGGCACAAAAATGTATTGGCGAATAGAGCATGAAGTAATGCCAAAAGAGTTTGCTCTTTCTTGTGTCCAGTGTCATGAGAGTTTAAAAGGTGAGCGCACTTGTGATAGATGCCATCAGGATAATAGAAATGTTGATTTTAAAAAATTAGCTTTTAAGGGAACAGATTTTAAATATATGCATATGCAAGGAAGAGATGTAAAGGATCTTATAGGTCAAACTGATTATATTAATTTTAAGGCTCTTGGCTATAAAGGAGATCCTATTATTTATGGAGGAAGGTTCAAAAAGTTGCCTTTGGGATATAAAAAATAG
- a CDS encoding 4Fe-4S dicluster domain-containing protein: MARLSRRGFLACLGAAGSSVALPKKASAWKSRAPSDPFGCLVDVTRCIGCRKCEQACNEVNHLPKPDKSFEDKTVFDEKRRPNAEEFTVVNRYFTGRLQDKEGNLLPTYVKVQCMHCQDPACASACITGALSKKENGAVYYDVKKCIGCRYCMVACPFEIPAYEYFDPLTPRVRKCTFCFERISKEGGKPGCASVCPTEALTFGKRSELLALAKKRIKENPGRYIDHIYGEYEAGGTCWLYISGEPMENLGLPPVPNRPLPKLTETIQSGLFSYLWSPIVLFGVLGGIMAAKKRKEEGHEE; the protein is encoded by the coding sequence ATGGCTCGCTTAAGCAGAAGAGGCTTTTTGGCCTGTTTGGGAGCAGCTGGTAGCAGCGTTGCCTTGCCCAAAAAGGCCTCGGCTTGGAAATCGAGGGCTCCTTCAGACCCTTTTGGCTGTTTGGTTGATGTAACAAGATGTATTGGTTGTAGAAAATGTGAACAAGCCTGTAATGAGGTAAATCATCTTCCTAAACCAGATAAAAGTTTTGAAGATAAAACAGTTTTTGATGAGAAACGTCGTCCTAATGCGGAAGAGTTTACTGTAGTTAATAGATATTTTACTGGTAGGTTGCAAGATAAAGAAGGCAATCTTTTACCTACATATGTGAAAGTTCAGTGCATGCATTGTCAAGATCCTGCGTGTGCTTCTGCTTGTATTACTGGAGCTTTAAGCAAAAAGGAAAACGGTGCAGTGTATTATGATGTAAAAAAATGTATTGGTTGTAGATACTGTATGGTAGCTTGTCCTTTTGAGATTCCTGCTTATGAATATTTTGATCCTTTAACTCCTAGGGTAAGAAAATGTACATTTTGTTTTGAGAGAATTTCTAAAGAAGGAGGAAAACCAGGATGTGCTTCTGTTTGTCCTACTGAAGCATTGACTTTTGGTAAGAGGAGCGAATTATTAGCCTTAGCTAAAAAAAGAATTAAAGAAAATCCAGGACGATATATAGATCATATTTATGGTGAGTATGAAGCAGGAGGAACGTGTTGGCTTTATATTTCTGGTGAACCTATGGAAAATCTTGGCCTTCCTCCAGTTCCCAATAGACCTTTGCCAAAACTTACAGAAACCATTCAGTCTGGTTTATTTAGTTATTTGTGGTCACCAATAGTTTTATTTGGGGTTTTAGGTGGAATTATGGCTGCAAAAAAACGCAAGGAGGAAGGTCATGAAGAATAA
- a CDS encoding peptidoglycan DD-metalloendopeptidase family protein, producing MQIYTQNFSKGNMYSKLSRVNKRFGIILFFLCFVLGFIVYLGYDNSEIKASVSSSKVRSYFPFKNIFRPKINIQEATIQPGDTIVEILSEYLSSFEIYSLLHKAEKIYPLNKIVVGHKYKLIFVQDRLRALEYEIDDKNVLGVVISSQGEYKVYVKKIHYNIKKVLVAGQIEGSLFEAVQSCGEKSSLAINLANIFGWDIDFLRDIRTGDRFYVLVEKRFRHGEFVGYGHILAARFVNKGKSFYAFLYKGKDGRYDYFDLEGKSLRKTFLKAPLSFTRISSGYSLHRYHPILHVIRPHRGIDYAAPLGTPIKTVADGIIIAKGRTKAAGNYVKIRHKNGYETIYNHMCRFAKGIRKGKRVYQGQVIGYVGQTGYATGPHLDFRMKRYGRFINPLKVKSDFAYPIPKKEISDYKLYISQYLSILSPQYAKSTSNNEITP from the coding sequence TTGCAAATATATACTCAAAATTTCTCTAAAGGTAATATGTATTCAAAACTTTCTAGGGTTAATAAACGTTTTGGTATTATCTTATTTTTTCTTTGTTTTGTTTTAGGATTTATTGTGTATTTGGGATATGATAATTCAGAGATAAAAGCGAGTGTTAGTTCTTCAAAAGTTCGGTCATATTTTCCATTCAAGAATATATTCAGACCTAAAATAAATATTCAAGAAGCAACAATTCAACCAGGAGATACTATTGTAGAAATTTTATCAGAATATTTATCTTCTTTTGAGATATATTCTCTTCTGCATAAGGCAGAGAAAATTTATCCATTAAATAAAATAGTAGTTGGGCATAAATATAAACTTATTTTTGTGCAGGACAGATTAAGAGCGTTAGAATATGAAATAGATGATAAAAATGTGCTTGGTGTAGTTATTAGTAGTCAAGGAGAATATAAAGTATATGTTAAAAAAATTCATTATAATATAAAAAAAGTTTTAGTTGCAGGACAAATTGAAGGGAGTTTATTTGAGGCTGTTCAAAGCTGTGGAGAAAAGTCGTCTTTGGCTATTAATTTAGCAAATATATTTGGCTGGGATATTGATTTTTTAAGAGATATTAGGACTGGAGATAGGTTTTATGTATTAGTAGAAAAAAGATTCAGGCATGGAGAGTTTGTGGGTTATGGTCATATTTTAGCTGCAAGATTTGTTAACAAGGGTAAAAGTTTTTATGCTTTTTTATATAAAGGGAAAGATGGTAGGTATGATTATTTTGATCTTGAAGGCAAATCGTTACGTAAAACTTTTTTAAAAGCACCTTTGTCTTTTACTCGTATTTCTTCTGGGTATAGTCTACATAGATATCATCCTATTTTACATGTTATTCGTCCTCACCGAGGAATTGATTATGCTGCACCTTTAGGAACACCTATTAAAACAGTGGCAGATGGTATTATAATTGCAAAGGGTAGAACTAAGGCAGCTGGAAACTATGTAAAGATTAGACATAAAAATGGCTATGAGACAATTTATAACCATATGTGTAGATTTGCAAAAGGGATACGCAAAGGGAAAAGAGTATATCAAGGACAGGTTATTGGATATGTAGGACAAACAGGTTATGCTACTGGGCCACATTTGGATTTTAGAATGAAGAGATATGGTAGATTTATTAATCCTCTTAAAGTAAAATCAGACTTTGCTTATCCTATTCCTAAGAAAGAAATTAGTGATTATAAACTTTACATTTCCCAATATCTATCTATTTTATCACCACAATATGCCAAATCCACCTCAAATAATGAAATTACTCCTTAA
- the nrfD gene encoding NrfD/PsrC family molybdoenzyme membrane anchor subunit has translation MKNKPRPLDVPFWTPGIIVAFILMLAGIVSLLARYTGGLGYVTNLTNSYPWGIWIGIDVASGVALAAGGFTTAFLAHILGKEFYEPVTRPALLTAALGYTFVALGVFVDIGRSWAIWKPIVFQNHTSALFEVAMCVMTYLSVLWIEFIPIVAERYGDKCSLLRALNNSLNKFMWIFIILGVVLSCMHQSSLGTLLLIAPTKLSYLWYTPILPLLFLTSAFAVGYPMVVVETTIATTSLKLSSEMDVLSRLSKIVILLLGIYMALKLGDLIYRGVFFDMFKGTGQSNALLVEVLFGVVIPWFMLLFSKVRNSRRLLFSANLLIVLGVLLNRVNVFITGFKPYFARTAYYPSVGEILVTVGFVAAIFFLYRLFVTLFPVISAPKLGGQR, from the coding sequence ATGAAGAATAAACCTCGTCCTCTAGATGTGCCTTTTTGGACTCCTGGTATAATTGTAGCGTTTATTTTAATGCTAGCTGGGATAGTATCTTTATTAGCTAGGTATACAGGAGGTTTAGGTTATGTTACTAATCTAACTAATAGTTATCCTTGGGGAATTTGGATAGGAATAGATGTGGCTTCTGGTGTTGCTTTGGCTGCTGGAGGATTTACCACTGCATTTTTAGCTCATATTTTAGGAAAAGAGTTTTACGAACCAGTTACTAGGCCAGCTTTGCTTACAGCAGCGTTGGGATATACTTTTGTTGCCCTGGGAGTTTTTGTGGATATTGGGCGGTCTTGGGCTATTTGGAAGCCTATTGTGTTTCAGAATCATACTTCTGCTTTGTTTGAAGTTGCTATGTGTGTAATGACTTATTTAAGTGTGCTTTGGATAGAATTTATTCCTATAGTAGCAGAGCGATATGGAGATAAATGTTCTCTTTTAAGAGCATTGAATAATTCGTTAAATAAATTTATGTGGATATTTATTATTTTAGGAGTTGTGCTTTCCTGTATGCACCAGTCTAGTTTAGGTACTCTTTTACTAATTGCACCAACAAAGCTTTCTTATTTATGGTATACGCCGATACTGCCATTATTGTTTTTAACCTCTGCGTTTGCAGTAGGTTATCCCATGGTAGTAGTAGAAACTACTATTGCTACAACATCTCTTAAGCTTTCTTCTGAAATGGATGTCTTAAGTCGCTTATCTAAAATAGTTATACTGTTGTTAGGTATATATATGGCTCTAAAATTGGGAGATTTGATCTACAGGGGTGTTTTTTTCGACATGTTTAAAGGAACAGGGCAAAGTAATGCCCTTTTAGTTGAGGTTTTATTTGGTGTGGTAATCCCTTGGTTTATGTTGTTATTCTCTAAGGTACGCAATTCTAGAAGACTGTTATTTAGTGCTAATTTGCTGATAGTGTTAGGCGTGCTTTTAAATAGGGTAAATGTTTTTATTACAGGCTTTAAACCTTATTTTGCTCGCACAGCGTATTATCCTTCTGTTGGAGAGATTTTGGTAACAGTTGGTTTTGTAGCGGCTATTTTCTTTTTATATAGGTTATTTGTAACATTGTTTCCTGTAATTTCTGCTCCAAAGCTAGGAGGTCAAAGATGA
- the amrS gene encoding AmmeMemoRadiSam system radical SAM enzyme, producing the protein MQPAILWKPIKGQDIQCELCSHFCYLKPEQTGKCGVRINHKGRLYTLVKDKIAAIHLDPVEKKPLFHFLPGTTTLSIGTMGCNFDCVFCQNHALSQAPKLKQAIVGQNISSQELIEMAIKYQAKSISYTYSEPTIFLELVLETARLSKEKNLKNIIVSNGFQSQPCLQELKNYIDAANIDLKSFQEEFYRKYCDAHLKPILKNLETIKKMGWWLEITTLIIPKLNDSNKELQQIASFIKKHLGKDVPWHISRYHPSYKLSNPPTPLSTLEKAYEIGKETGLEYVYIGNLPGHHTESTFCPNCQKVVIKRYGFQIQEYNLEQGKCKNCQTQIAGVFA; encoded by the coding sequence ATGCAACCTGCAATACTTTGGAAACCCATTAAAGGACAGGATATACAATGTGAGCTATGCTCTCATTTTTGTTACTTAAAGCCAGAACAAACAGGAAAATGCGGGGTTAGAATAAACCATAAAGGAAGATTATATACTCTTGTTAAAGATAAAATCGCTGCAATCCACTTAGATCCTGTAGAAAAAAAACCTCTCTTCCATTTTCTACCTGGTACCACCACACTTTCTATAGGCACTATGGGATGTAATTTTGATTGTGTGTTTTGCCAAAATCATGCCTTATCTCAGGCGCCCAAATTAAAACAAGCTATTGTAGGGCAAAACATATCTTCTCAAGAATTAATTGAAATGGCTATCAAATATCAGGCAAAAAGTATTTCTTATACTTATTCAGAACCCACTATCTTTTTAGAACTAGTTTTAGAAACAGCTCGTTTAAGCAAAGAAAAAAATCTTAAAAATATTATAGTGAGTAATGGTTTTCAAAGTCAACCCTGTTTACAAGAACTCAAAAATTACATTGATGCGGCAAACATTGATCTAAAATCATTTCAGGAAGAGTTTTATAGAAAGTATTGTGATGCCCATCTAAAACCTATTTTAAAAAACTTGGAAACCATAAAAAAAATGGGATGGTGGTTGGAAATCACTACCTTAATTATTCCAAAATTAAATGATTCAAATAAAGAACTCCAACAAATTGCATCGTTTATTAAAAAACATTTAGGTAAAGATGTTCCTTGGCATATTTCTCGTTATCATCCAAGCTATAAACTTTCAAATCCTCCCACTCCTCTCTCCACCTTAGAAAAGGCATATGAAATAGGTAAAGAAACTGGTTTAGAATATGTCTACATTGGCAATCTTCCAGGACACCATACTGAAAGTACCTTTTGTCCTAATTGTCAGAAAGTAGTAATAAAAAGATATGGGTTCCAAATACAAGAATACAATCTAGAACAAGGAAAATGTAAAAACTGTCAAACTCAAATAGCAGGAGTATTTGCCTAA
- a CDS encoding ATP-binding protein: protein MIDYSIQFINLITSAYIFLFGGLLYLKINLGSLEDIRFWKKVAIIVYVTGILKIIHTVLHIFIFCKFTNILPYIHNIIELFCIINAVSLIYLIKVNKKQDIPCAYLFAVVILINSLEIIFSFVLLPISELIILHLIIYYFIKKSYKFKNKLNTFLIYSIILLIISVLAYFGISNLEHQYKLKKIIKANSKLKLILQGLQNKEIYGQQMAKIISIIPSIQKMDLINTKKILKVMCYLTNADYIWIINKNGIIVSSSQPSFEGFDSSSRPYFKLAVNGKANIFYALGLKSKKEGIFFARPIIDNNIIKGVLVLKFDFKTMFKSLVEQEQIFFMHKSGAILFGPKNLDKTFLYSHKHFLSSKLINAQIFGLNRYLPSAGYKQIKKDVLQDPSGQLWQLLSISMPKKEWLLCKLFNLNPIFHYRNTLFIIFVLLILLYEFFFLRIFQNREFISKLKQIIKEKDQVQHNLTIMAKAIEEAGESIVITDNKGHIKYVNTTFSKLTGYEKKEVLGKRPSILKSGQHSNKFYKNLWETIYSGKIWKGEFVNKKKNGEIYYEDAIIVPIQDKNNNISNFVGIKKDITEEKKLHEQIIHLHKVKSIGILAGGIAHDFNNMLLSIQGYLDLSLSKLGKNSPVYPYLLKMVSVLTKSKNLVNELLILSKKQHLRLINLNINEVILDFIDILKHSIPSEITITTNLEEKIWIIKGDKPKLEQVILNLILNAKDAIYSKGQITITTQNISNFKNKSTTKYICLSISDTGKGIKQKDLAHIFEPFFTTKKGGTGLGLSVVYKIIKEHKGYIEVETNKPRGTTFKIYIPAFFEKKQHTKTKSENVQFKEPNPKSKILIVEDDKDILEIIELSLIEQGYKVHSALNANQAKEIFKKQNNDFDLIISDMLLPDQNGLDLVQELIKLNSKVKIILNSGYTDYKKHLPIIKQKGFTFLQKPYSLKKLLEEIQNLIQPK, encoded by the coding sequence ATGATTGATTATTCCATTCAATTTATAAACTTAATTACCTCTGCTTATATTTTTCTTTTTGGAGGTTTACTATATTTAAAAATAAATCTTGGATCATTGGAAGATATTAGATTTTGGAAAAAAGTTGCCATAATAGTATATGTTACAGGAATATTAAAAATAATCCATACTGTCTTACATATATTCATATTCTGTAAATTTACTAATATACTGCCTTATATTCATAATATTATAGAATTATTTTGCATTATAAATGCAGTTTCTTTAATTTATCTTATTAAAGTAAATAAAAAACAAGACATACCTTGTGCGTATCTGTTTGCTGTGGTTATCTTAATCAATTCTCTTGAAATAATCTTTTCTTTTGTACTACTTCCAATTTCAGAGCTTATAATTTTACATCTAATCATATATTATTTTATTAAAAAATCATATAAATTCAAAAACAAATTAAATACTTTTTTAATATATTCTATAATTTTACTAATTATTTCTGTTTTAGCATATTTTGGAATATCTAATTTAGAACATCAATATAAACTAAAAAAAATTATTAAGGCTAATTCAAAACTAAAACTTATTTTACAAGGGCTTCAGAATAAAGAAATATATGGTCAACAAATGGCCAAAATTATATCCATAATCCCATCTATCCAAAAAATGGACCTAATCAATACTAAAAAAATTCTTAAAGTAATGTGCTATCTCACTAATGCCGATTATATTTGGATTATAAATAAAAATGGAATTATTGTATCTAGTTCACAGCCTTCTTTTGAAGGATTCGATTCTTCTTCCAGGCCATATTTCAAACTAGCAGTTAACGGCAAAGCAAATATATTTTATGCTCTTGGCTTAAAAAGTAAAAAAGAAGGTATATTTTTTGCTCGTCCTATTATCGATAACAATATTATAAAAGGAGTTTTAGTTTTAAAGTTTGACTTTAAAACTATGTTCAAGTCATTAGTAGAGCAAGAACAAATATTTTTTATGCATAAGTCAGGAGCTATATTATTTGGTCCTAAAAATCTTGATAAAACTTTTCTCTATTCTCATAAACACTTTTTATCTTCTAAATTAATAAATGCCCAGATATTTGGACTTAACCGCTATTTACCCTCAGCAGGATACAAACAAATCAAAAAAGATGTTCTCCAAGACCCTAGTGGTCAACTATGGCAACTTTTATCTATCTCTATGCCTAAAAAAGAGTGGCTTTTATGCAAGTTGTTCAATTTAAATCCCATATTTCACTATAGAAACACTTTGTTTATTATCTTTGTCTTATTGATTTTACTGTATGAATTCTTTTTTTTACGCATTTTTCAAAATAGAGAATTTATATCCAAATTAAAGCAAATTATTAAAGAGAAAGATCAAGTTCAACATAACCTCACAATTATGGCTAAAGCAATAGAAGAAGCTGGAGAAAGTATTGTTATTACAGATAATAAAGGTCATATAAAATATGTAAATACAACTTTCTCTAAATTAACAGGATATGAAAAAAAAGAAGTCTTAGGAAAAAGACCATCTATACTAAAAAGTGGGCAACATAGTAATAAATTTTACAAAAACCTATGGGAAACTATATATTCTGGAAAAATATGGAAAGGTGAATTTGTAAATAAAAAGAAAAATGGCGAAATCTATTATGAAGATGCAATTATAGTTCCTATACAAGATAAAAACAATAATATTTCTAATTTTGTAGGAATAAAAAAAGACATTACTGAAGAGAAAAAATTGCATGAACAGATAATTCACCTTCATAAAGTTAAATCTATTGGTATATTAGCAGGTGGGATTGCCCATGATTTTAATAATATGCTCTTATCTATTCAAGGGTATCTAGATCTATCTTTATCCAAACTAGGCAAAAATAGTCCTGTTTATCCATATTTGTTAAAAATGGTAAGTGTACTCACCAAATCTAAAAACTTAGTCAACGAGCTACTAATTCTAAGCAAAAAACAACATCTGCGTCTTATTAATCTAAATATTAATGAAGTGATTTTGGATTTTATAGATATTCTAAAACACAGCATACCTTCAGAAATCACAATTACTACCAATCTTGAAGAAAAAATTTGGATTATTAAAGGAGATAAACCTAAGTTAGAACAAGTGATTTTAAATCTTATATTAAATGCAAAGGATGCTATTTATAGTAAAGGACAAATTACAATAACTACACAAAATATATCTAATTTTAAAAACAAATCAACAACAAAATATATTTGTCTATCAATCTCTGATACAGGTAAAGGAATTAAACAAAAAGATCTAGCACATATCTTTGAGCCCTTTTTTACCACCAAAAAAGGAGGAACAGGACTTGGATTATCTGTAGTGTATAAAATAATAAAAGAACATAAAGGATACATTGAAGTTGAAACTAATAAACCCAGAGGAACGACTTTTAAAATATACATACCTGCTTTTTTTGAAAAAAAACAACATACTAAAACTAAAAGTGAAAATGTCCAATTTAAAGAGCCCAATCCTAAATCCAAAATATTGATAGTAGAGGATGATAAGGATATTCTAGAAATTATAGAACTATCTTTAATAGAGCAAGGATACAAAGTGCATTCAGCCTTAAACGCTAATCAAGCTAAAGAAATTTTTAAAAAACAAAACAACGACTTTGACCTTATTATCAGCGATATGCTTCTTCCTGACCAAAACGGACTAGACTTGGTACAAGAATTAATTAAGCTAAATTCCAAAGTAAAAATTATTTTAAATAGTGGTTATACCGATTATAAAAAACACTTACCTATTATTAAACAAAAAGGTTTTACTTTTCTTCAGAAACCTTATTCTCTTAAAAAACTATTAGAAGAAATTCAAAATCTCATTCAACCCAAATAA